DNA from Immundisolibacter sp.:
CTGCTGTCCAACGGCAACCTGGTCGAGCATGGCGACCTGACCGGCGACGGCAATACCGGACGCCACTTTGCGCGCTGGGGCGACCCGCACCGCAAGCCGTGTTACCTGTTTGCGCTGGTGGCCGGCCAGCTGGAGTCGCGCCAGCAGCGCATCATCTCGCGTGCCGGCAAGGAGCACCTGCTCGAGATCTACGTGCGCCGCGGCGACCTGGGCAAGACTGAACACGCGATGAATTCGCTGATGGCGTCCATCGCCTGGGACGAGGCACGTTTCGGCCTGCCGCTGGACCTGGAGCGTTTCATGGTGGTGGCCACCAGCGACTTCAACATGGGCGCGATGGAAAACAAGGGCCTGAACATCTTCAACACGAAATACGTGCTGGCGACCCAGGCCACCGCGACCGACAGCGATTTCGCGGCAATCGAAGGTGTGATCGCCCACGAGTACTTCCACAACTGGACGGGCAACCGCGTCACGTGCCGCGACTGGTTCCAGCTCAGCCTCAAGGAAGGCCTGACGGTATTCCGCGACCAGCAGTTCTCGGCCGACATGGGCTCGCCGGCGGTCAAGCGCATTGCCGACGTGCGCGGCCTGCGTACCGTGCAGTTTGCCGAGGATGGCGGCCCGCTGGCCCACCCGGTGCGCCCGGAGGCCTACGTCGAGATCAACAACTTCTACACCAGCACCGTTTACCAGAAGGGCGCCGAGGTGGTGCGCATGCTGCACACGCTGCTGGGCGTGGACGGCTTCCGGCGCGGCATGGACCGCTACTTTGCCCGCCACGACGGGCAGGCGGTCACGGTGGAGGACTTCGTTGCCGCGCTGGCCGATGCCAACGGCATCGATCTTGAGCCGTTCATGGGCTGGTACCGCCAGGCCGGTACGCCGCAGGTGACCATCACGCGTCGTCACGACGCCGACCAGCAGCGCCTTTACCTGACCTTGCGCCAGCACACGCCGCCCACGCCGGGGCAGCCGGACAAACAGCCGCTGCCGATTCCGGTCGCGCTCGGCCTGCTGGGTGCGGACGGTCGCGAACTGCCGCTGCGCCTTGAAGGGGAGGGCGCGTCGGTCGGTACGCAACGCGTGCTTCAGCTGCGCGAGGCCGAGCAGACCTTCGTGTTCGAGGACCTGCCCGCCGCGCCAGTGCCGTCGCTGCTGCGCGGCTTCTCGGCCCCGGTGCGCCTGGATGTCGATCTTGACGATGCCGAACTCGCCCACCTGCTGGCGCACGACACCGACGCCTATGCCCGCTACGAGGCCGGCCAGCAGCTCTACCTGCGCTTGATACGTCGTCTGCTGGCAGCGCATGCCAGCGGCGAAGCCCTGTCGCTGGACGCCGGCCTGCTGCGTGCGGTGCAACGCTGCCTGGCCGACGAGAGCCTCGATCCGGCCCTGGTGACCGAGCTGCTCACGCTGCCGTCGGAGACCTTCATCGCCGGCGAACTCGACGTGGTCGATCCGCAGGCCATCCACGACGTGCGTCGCTTCCTGCGCCTGGCGCTGGCAGAGGGTCTGCGCGAGCCGCTGCTGGCGCGCTATCAGGCGCTCGCGCCGACCGGCCCCTATCACTTCGAGGGCGCGGAAGCCGGTCGCCGCAGCCTGCGTAACCTGTGCCTGGGGTATCTGGCCGAACTCGACGACATCGGCGCCGGCCTGTGCTTCGCGCAGTTCCAGGCCGCCGACAACATGACCGACAGCAACGCCGCCCTGGCGCTGCTGGCGCAGCTGGAAGCCCCCGAACGCGAACAGGCGCTGGCCGCCTTCTACCAACGCTGGAAGGGCGAGGCGCTGGTGCTGGACCGCTGGTTCAGCGTGCAGGCCGGCTCGCGCCGGGCGCAGGCGCTGGACGACGTCAAGGCCCTGCTGACCCACCCGGCCTACGCGCCGCGCAACCCGAACCGGGTTCGCGCCCTGGTCGGCGCCTTGGTTCACGGCAACCCGGCACGCTTCCATGCCGCAGACGGCGCCGGATATGTCTTTCTGGCCGATCAGGTGCTGGCCATCGACGGCTTCAACCCCATGCTGGCGGCACGCCTGGTTCAGGCCCTGGCCCGCTGGCGCCGCTACGAACCGACGCGCCAGGTGCTTATGCGTGCGCAGCTCGAACGCCTGGCCGCGACGCCCAAGTTGTCCAAAGACCTGTACGAGGTGGTCAGTAAGGCGTTGGCGTGAGCCGGGAAGATGCCTGTCGCGATTACAGTCGGACGCCTGAATCAGAAACCCTAGACGCTGGCGATGTGGCGGCTGCCTACCTGCGGGCGGGATTCGCCACTGGCGCTGTATAACGCCGGGCTTTGCTCGGTGCCCATCAGCACGCGCATGGCGCGCGTGAGCATGCCCTGTTGCAGGGCCAGCAGTTGGCCGTTGCGCCGGTTAAGGTCCCGGCAGTGCCGGGCCAGGTCGGCCGTCTGCTCCTGACGGGGGCTGTCGGCCGGTTCGATTTGTCCGTCTGACGTGGTCTCCAGCCTGCTCAGGGTTTCGGTCAGGCGGCGCTTGGTCGCAGCAATAGCCGTCACCGCTGCGCCGTCGGCCTGTTTGAACGCCGCGTACTCCTGCTCCAGCAGGTCGGCCAGGGCGACCAGGGTCTCGTGGCCGGATGCCATTGGCGACGGGTCGGCAGGCAGCGAGCTATTCACGGTCTATTCCTGAGCCGCCTGCTCTTGACGCAGGAAGTTGTCCGCAACGCGGTGCGGGTCGATCTGATAACTGCCGTCGGTGATGGCGGCGCGCAGCGCGGCCACCCGTTCACTGTTCACGACCGGCGTGCCGGCTACCAGGGTTTGGACGTCCTGCAATTGACGGGCACCTTCGGTGAGGTTGACGCTGTCGTCGGCGGATTGGGCGCGGGGAGCCTGCGTGCTCTCGTGCGCGCTGGCGCGACCCGGCGCGGAATCGACCTTCAGGTTTTCCGGAATCACGGGCGTGGACCTTATTTCCATGGTGTTCTACCTTAGCTACAGCCACTGCTAATGCGGCGGATGACCAGTTATCGTCACTGTCGCGAAGAACTTTAGCATTGCTGTCAAAATTCCACCGTTACCCGGCCATCGCCGGTAACGGTGCCATGCACGACACGCTTTGTGTGCAGGTTTTCGATATCCACCCGGTCACCGGCGGCGCCGTTGCCGAGCGCGCGGCCGCTGGCCTGAATAACGAAATTGTTTCCTTGCAGTTGCATCAGGACCGACTCGCCGCGGCGCACCAGCACCGGGGCTTGAAGGACGTTCGGGGTAAGCCGCTCGCCCACGCCGAGGCTGCGCCGCAGGGCCTGCCCCTGGGCTTGTGCCTGATCCAGCAGGTACTGGCCATTCAGGGCACCCAGTTCCATGGTTTGCTGACGCAGGTCGCCGGCTTTGATGCGGTGACCGCGGGGCAGTGCCCGGGCCGCCACCAGTACGCCGGCCTTTGCCTGCACGCTGACCGGCAAATGGATGGACCAGCCCGGCGTGGCCTCGCAGGCGACCTGGACCAGGGCGCGTCCGGGCAGGCGCGGGGTGCCCGTCACGCGGCCTGTCAGGGGTTGCAGGCAATCGGCCAGGCGTAGCCTTGGGTCGGGTCGGGCAACCGTTGCCGTCGGATTGTTGACGCCGACCTCGCGCGCCGCCGTCAAGGCGGCGTCACGCGCCGCCACAACCAGCTTGGCCGGGTCTTGCAGGGCCTGAGCGGCGCCGCTCACGAACAGCGCGGTCAGCGCCAGAAATGGCCAGCAGACCCGCTTGATTGCTTGCTTCATCTTCCAATCTCCTTAAGCCATGCCCGGCGATCGCGCGTTCCGAGATCAGTAGTGATCTAGCACGTGCCATGCCACGCGCTGTGGGGAGGTGTTTTCGATCTCGCGGGCGGGCGTGGTCGACGTCGAGCGGGCCGGTAACGTCGGCAATCCGTCGCCGCCATACCGGCAAATGCTTGCCAAACGGCAGGTTTGGGGTCTGCCGTAAATTCGCTAATGGCTGTGGATGGCCTGTTTACAAGGGATTTCGTGCAGTTGGCCCGGCGTTTGCATTATGCCGACGCAACAGCAGACGCCGCGGAGTTCGGCATGGCTAACATCATCGACCAAGCCTTCGGCATACATGGCCAGGCAATACAGCTACGCGCCGAGCGCTCTCAGATACTGGCCGCCAATCTGGCGAATGCCGACACGCCCGGTTTCAAGGCGCGTGACGTGGATTTCAAGCAGGCGCTGCAGGCAGCGCATGGCGCGAAGTCGCCGCTGGCGATTACCAATGCCTCACATATCGGCAGCCTGGATCAGGGGGCTGAGACGCAACTGCGTTTTCGGGTGCCGCTGCAGCCCTCGCTCGACGGCAACACGGTAGATGTGGCCACCGAACAGGCGGCGTTCAGCGAGAACTCGAATCGCTATCTGGCCAGCCTGACGTTTCTGAATGGCCGTATCCGCGGGTTGATGACCGCGCTACGAGGGGATTGACGCTATGAGTGATTTTGGACTGTTTGGCACGCTGGGGTCGGCGCTTTCCGCCCAGACCGTGCGTTTGAACACGGTGGCCAGCAATCTTGCCAATGCCGACCAGGCGGCCGGTTCGCCGGAGCAGGCGTACCAGGCGCGGGTGCCGGTATTCGCGGCGGTTCTGGATGCGGCGCAGCGCAACGCGCCCGCCAGTGGCGTGCAGGTGAAAGGCATTGCCATCAGCCAGGAACCGCCACGGGCGGAATACCAGCCCGGTCACCCGCTGGCCGATCCGCAGGGTTACGTCTACTACAGCAACGTGCGGCCGGTGGAGCAGATGGCCGACATGATCTCGGCCTCGCGCTCCTACGAGAGCGCCGCGCAGGCACTGAGCACGGTCCAGGATCTTATTCAGCGCACGCTGCGCCTGGGGGATAGCTGATGTTTTCCACCGATAGCCTGGCTGCGACCAACCTGCGTAGCAGCGACTCGCTGACCCCGCCCAAGGAGCGGCGCACGGTCCTGAACCAGGATGAC
Protein-coding regions in this window:
- the pepN gene encoding aminopeptidase N, whose product is LLSNGNLVEHGDLTGDGNTGRHFARWGDPHRKPCYLFALVAGQLESRQQRIISRAGKEHLLEIYVRRGDLGKTEHAMNSLMASIAWDEARFGLPLDLERFMVVATSDFNMGAMENKGLNIFNTKYVLATQATATDSDFAAIEGVIAHEYFHNWTGNRVTCRDWFQLSLKEGLTVFRDQQFSADMGSPAVKRIADVRGLRTVQFAEDGGPLAHPVRPEAYVEINNFYTSTVYQKGAEVVRMLHTLLGVDGFRRGMDRYFARHDGQAVTVEDFVAALADANGIDLEPFMGWYRQAGTPQVTITRRHDADQQRLYLTLRQHTPPTPGQPDKQPLPIPVALGLLGADGRELPLRLEGEGASVGTQRVLQLREAEQTFVFEDLPAAPVPSLLRGFSAPVRLDVDLDDAELAHLLAHDTDAYARYEAGQQLYLRLIRRLLAAHASGEALSLDAGLLRAVQRCLADESLDPALVTELLTLPSETFIAGELDVVDPQAIHDVRRFLRLALAEGLREPLLARYQALAPTGPYHFEGAEAGRRSLRNLCLGYLAELDDIGAGLCFAQFQAADNMTDSNAALALLAQLEAPEREQALAAFYQRWKGEALVLDRWFSVQAGSRRAQALDDVKALLTHPAYAPRNPNRVRALVGALVHGNPARFHAADGAGYVFLADQVLAIDGFNPMLAARLVQALARWRRYEPTRQVLMRAQLERLAATPKLSKDLYEVVSKALA
- a CDS encoding flagella synthesis protein FlgN; translation: MNSSLPADPSPMASGHETLVALADLLEQEYAAFKQADGAAVTAIAATKRRLTETLSRLETTSDGQIEPADSPRQEQTADLARHCRDLNRRNGQLLALQQGMLTRAMRVLMGTEQSPALYSASGESRPQVGSRHIASV
- the flgM gene encoding flagellar biosynthesis anti-sigma factor FlgM produces the protein MEIRSTPVIPENLKVDSAPGRASAHESTQAPRAQSADDSVNLTEGARQLQDVQTLVAGTPVVNSERVAALRAAITDGSYQIDPHRVADNFLRQEQAAQE
- the flgA gene encoding flagellar basal body P-ring formation chaperone FlgA, whose translation is MKQAIKRVCWPFLALTALFVSGAAQALQDPAKLVVAARDAALTAAREVGVNNPTATVARPDPRLRLADCLQPLTGRVTGTPRLPGRALVQVACEATPGWSIHLPVSVQAKAGVLVAARALPRGHRIKAGDLRQQTMELGALNGQYLLDQAQAQGQALRRSLGVGERLTPNVLQAPVLVRRGESVLMQLQGNNFVIQASGRALGNGAAGDRVDIENLHTKRVVHGTVTGDGRVTVEF
- the flgB gene encoding flagellar basal body rod protein FlgB produces the protein MANIIDQAFGIHGQAIQLRAERSQILAANLANADTPGFKARDVDFKQALQAAHGAKSPLAITNASHIGSLDQGAETQLRFRVPLQPSLDGNTVDVATEQAAFSENSNRYLASLTFLNGRIRGLMTALRGD
- the flgC gene encoding flagellar basal body rod protein FlgC: MSDFGLFGTLGSALSAQTVRLNTVASNLANADQAAGSPEQAYQARVPVFAAVLDAAQRNAPASGVQVKGIAISQEPPRAEYQPGHPLADPQGYVYYSNVRPVEQMADMISASRSYESAAQALSTVQDLIQRTLRLGDS